The genome window ACTTTGGTTGAGTCATTTATATTGCGGATATAAGAGAGTAATTCGAACCCTACTCCATCCGGTAAACTCAAATCTAAGAAAACAGCATCAAATTCTTGCCGTGTTAATTGTAGACGCCCTTCCTCCAAGAAATGGGCACAGGTTGTCTGGTAGCCCATCCGTTTTAATAAACCCGATAACAGCAAGCATATATCGGCCTCGTCATCTACGATAAGCACTCGCTTCTCACTATTCATATTTGTACTAACCGGTTTAAAACTTCCTCCGGTCTGCCAACCCAGCATACTTTCGACATACATACTACATTCAACTTCAGAAAACAGTTAGTATATACTGTATAAATAATATGCCTAATATCACTTAGAACGCTTCAAATAACTCGTTTTCTTCAATACTACCCTAAAAGGGAGCATCTTATGCAAATATTTTTCCCGTTTATATATGAATCTATTTTCTTATTAACTCAGTAAAGATGTAGTTTCTCTACATCTTTTCCCCAGATGTGGAAAATATTCTACACTTTTTTGCGGCAGAATAAGGCTAACAGCAATCTCAGAAATGCAAATCAAGGACAATTCTATCTTAGGAAGAGGGTTTTTAAGGGGTTTTTACAAATTTTTCAGCAGCTATCAATTTTGGCATAATTTTCTCAAATAATTCTGGTGAAAGCGAACAAATCGGCTCTCAAATAAAAAGACACACCATACTGCGATTCGTAC of Tellurirhabdus bombi contains these proteins:
- a CDS encoding response regulator, whose translation is MYVESMLGWQTGGSFKPVSTNMNSEKRVLIVDDEADICLLLSGLLKRMGYQTTCAHFLEEGRLQLTRQEFDAVFLDLSLPDGVGFELLSYIRNINDSTKVVMISAFDGMAERNKATQEGADYFIGKPFNRKTIEQALQSIQL